In Streptomyces alboniger, the following are encoded in one genomic region:
- a CDS encoding NUDIX domain-containing protein, whose amino-acid sequence MTTQDFATYIAGLPRVIVGAAALFRDAEGRVLLVEPNYRAGWALPGGTVESDDGETPRQGARRETVEEIGLDITLGPLLAVDWVPPGAERTRPPLVAYLYDGGVLDEEQLKSIRLQEEELLSWRLAAREELAELLPGALGRRVSAALDVLARGEGTAELENGRRVA is encoded by the coding sequence ATGACCACTCAGGACTTCGCCACATACATCGCGGGCCTCCCTCGCGTGATCGTCGGGGCCGCGGCCCTCTTCCGGGACGCCGAGGGCCGCGTCCTTCTCGTCGAGCCCAACTACCGCGCGGGCTGGGCGCTGCCCGGCGGGACCGTCGAGTCGGACGACGGGGAGACACCGCGCCAGGGGGCGCGCAGGGAGACGGTCGAGGAGATCGGCCTCGACATCACGCTCGGGCCGCTCCTCGCGGTGGACTGGGTGCCGCCGGGGGCCGAGCGGACGCGGCCGCCGCTGGTGGCTTACCTGTACGACGGCGGGGTGCTGGACGAGGAGCAGCTGAAGTCGATCAGGTTGCAGGAGGAGGAGTTGCTCTCCTGGCGCCTGGCGGCCCGGGAGGAGCTGGCGGAGCTGCTGCCGGGGGCGTTGGGCCGCCGGGTCTCGGCCGCACTCGACGTGCTGGCGCGCGGCGAGGGGACCGCCGAGCTGGAGAACGGGCGCCGGGTCGCCTGA
- a CDS encoding O-acetyl-ADP-ribose deacetylase has translation MTVSITLVQGDLTRQRVDALVNAANSSLLGGGGVDGAIHRRGGPEILADCRRLRASLPQALNSVRAGETPIGKGLPTGRAVATVAGKLDAGHVIHTVGPVWSATEDRSELLASCHREALRVAAELGARTVAFPAISTGVYRWPLDDAARVAVRTVREAADPALFDEVRFVLFDRAAYDAFAEALAASGDATEN, from the coding sequence GTGACCGTGTCCATCACGCTCGTCCAGGGCGACCTCACGCGCCAGCGCGTCGACGCCCTCGTCAACGCCGCCAACTCCTCACTCCTCGGCGGAGGCGGCGTCGACGGCGCCATCCACCGGCGCGGCGGCCCCGAGATCCTCGCCGACTGCCGCCGTCTGCGCGCCTCCCTTCCCCAAGCTCTCAACTCCGTTCGAGCAGGGGAGACCCCAATCGGCAAGGGGCTGCCCACCGGCCGCGCCGTGGCCACCGTCGCCGGAAAGCTCGACGCCGGGCATGTGATCCACACCGTGGGCCCCGTCTGGTCCGCCACGGAGGACCGCTCCGAGCTGCTCGCCTCCTGCCACCGCGAGGCGCTGCGGGTCGCCGCCGAGCTGGGGGCGCGCACCGTCGCCTTCCCCGCGATCTCCACGGGGGTCTACCGCTGGCCGCTCGACGACGCCGCCCGCGTCGCCGTGCGCACCGTGCGGGAGGCGGCCGACCCCGCGCTCTTCGACGAGGTGCGGTTCGTGCTCTTCGACCGGGCGGCCTACGACGCGTTCGCCGAGGCGCTGGCCGCCTCCGGTGACGCCACCGAGAACTGA
- a CDS encoding AlkA N-terminal domain-containing protein, whose product MHTDTERCVRAVQSKDARFDGWFFTAVVTTRIYCRPSCPVVPPKAENMTFYPSAAACQQAGFRACKRCRPDSSPGSPEWNQRADLVARAMRLIADGVVDREGVPGLAARLGYSARQVERQLRTELGAGPLALARAQRAQTARLLIETTALPMAEIAFAAGFSSIRTFNDTVREVFALAPGELRARARKPAGAAAPATPGVLSLRLPFRAPLNPDNLFGHLIATGVPGVEEWRDGAYRRTLNLPYGHGVVALTPHPDHIGCRLSLTDPRDMTIAISRCRRMLDLDADPAAVDDRLRSDPLLAPLVDKAPGRRVPRTVDEAEFAVRAVLGQQVSTAAARTHAARLVTAHGERVEDPEGGLTHLFPTPEALAALDPESLALPRSRRTTLTTLVRHLADGSLRLGAESGWDEARARLTELPGFGPWTVEVIAMRALGDPDAFLPSDLGIRRAAKELGLPHTPAALTARAAAWRPWRAYAVQYLWATDDHPINVIPA is encoded by the coding sequence ATGCACACCGACACCGAACGCTGTGTACGCGCGGTTCAGTCGAAGGACGCCCGCTTCGACGGCTGGTTCTTCACGGCCGTCGTCACCACCCGCATCTACTGCCGCCCCAGCTGCCCGGTCGTGCCGCCCAAGGCCGAGAACATGACCTTCTACCCGAGCGCCGCCGCCTGCCAGCAGGCCGGCTTCCGGGCCTGCAAGCGGTGCCGTCCGGACAGCAGCCCCGGCTCGCCCGAGTGGAACCAGCGGGCCGACCTCGTCGCCCGCGCCATGCGCCTGATCGCCGACGGCGTCGTCGACCGCGAAGGCGTCCCCGGCCTCGCAGCCCGCCTCGGCTACAGCGCCCGCCAGGTGGAGCGCCAGCTCCGCACCGAACTGGGCGCGGGCCCCCTCGCGCTCGCCCGCGCCCAGCGAGCCCAGACCGCGCGGCTGCTCATCGAGACCACCGCGCTGCCCATGGCGGAGATCGCCTTCGCCGCCGGTTTCTCCTCCATCCGCACCTTCAACGACACCGTGCGCGAGGTCTTCGCGCTCGCCCCCGGAGAGCTGCGCGCCCGTGCGCGGAAACCGGCCGGGGCGGCGGCGCCCGCCACGCCCGGCGTGCTCTCGCTACGGCTGCCGTTCCGCGCCCCGCTCAACCCCGACAACCTCTTCGGGCACCTCATCGCGACCGGCGTCCCGGGCGTCGAGGAGTGGCGCGACGGGGCGTACCGCCGGACCCTGAACCTCCCCTACGGGCACGGCGTCGTGGCCCTCACCCCGCACCCCGATCACATCGGCTGCCGACTGAGCCTCACCGACCCGCGCGATATGACCATCGCCATCAGCCGCTGCCGCCGCATGCTCGACCTGGACGCCGATCCGGCCGCCGTCGACGACCGGCTCAGGAGCGACCCGCTGCTCGCGCCGCTCGTCGACAAGGCCCCGGGACGGCGGGTGCCGCGCACGGTCGACGAGGCCGAGTTCGCCGTGCGCGCCGTCCTCGGGCAGCAGGTCTCCACGGCCGCCGCCCGCACCCACGCCGCGCGCCTGGTGACCGCGCACGGCGAGCGCGTCGAGGACCCCGAGGGCGGCCTCACCCACCTCTTCCCCACCCCCGAGGCCCTCGCCGCGCTCGACCCGGAGTCGCTGGCCCTGCCCCGCAGCCGCCGCACCACGCTGACCACGCTCGTACGCCACCTCGCCGACGGCAGCCTCCGGCTCGGCGCGGAGAGCGGCTGGGACGAGGCCCGGGCCCGCCTCACCGAGCTGCCCGGATTCGGGCCCTGGACGGTCGAGGTCATCGCCATGCGGGCGCTCGGCGACCCCGACGCCTTCCTCCCCTCCGACCTCGGCATCCGGCGCGCCGCGAAGGAGCTGGGCCTGCCGCACACCCCGGCCGCGCTCACCGCGCGCGCCGCCGCCTGGCGGCCCTGGCGGGCGTACGCGGTGCAGTACCTGTGGGCCACCGACGACCACCCCATCAACGTCATTCCCGCGTAG
- a CDS encoding glycerate kinase: MLIAADKFKGSLTAVQVAERVTAGLHRAAPEVTVEALPVADGGDGTVAAAVAGGFERRDVTVTGPLGDEVTAAYALKDGTAVVEMAEASGLQLLPEGVFAPLTSTTYGSGELIRAALDAGAGTIVFGVGGSATTDGGAGMLAALGARFLDTDGEPVGPGGGPLKELATADLSGLDPRLKDVEIVLASDVDNPLTGPKGAPAVYGPQKGASPEDVAELDAALAHFAAVLEKSIGPKAAEYAQSPGAGAAGGIGYGALVGLGAGFRPGIEVMLDVLGFAPALERATLVITGEGSLDEQTLHGKAPAGVASAARAAGVDVVAVCGRLALPPEALGKAGIRRAYALTDIEPDVARCIAEAGPILERLAESLGRDYLA; this comes from the coding sequence GTGCTCATCGCCGCGGACAAGTTCAAGGGCTCGCTCACGGCCGTGCAGGTCGCTGAGCGGGTGACGGCCGGCCTCCACCGCGCGGCCCCCGAGGTGACGGTCGAGGCGCTGCCGGTCGCCGACGGCGGTGACGGCACGGTCGCCGCGGCCGTCGCGGGCGGCTTCGAGCGCCGGGACGTCACCGTCACGGGACCGCTCGGCGACGAGGTGACGGCGGCGTACGCCCTCAAGGACGGCACGGCCGTGGTGGAGATGGCCGAGGCCTCGGGCCTCCAGCTGCTCCCCGAGGGCGTCTTCGCGCCGCTCACCTCCACGACGTACGGCTCCGGAGAGCTGATCCGCGCCGCGCTCGACGCGGGCGCCGGCACCATCGTCTTCGGCGTCGGTGGCAGCGCCACGACCGACGGCGGCGCCGGCATGCTGGCCGCGCTCGGCGCGCGCTTCCTGGACACGGACGGCGAGCCCGTCGGGCCGGGCGGCGGGCCGCTCAAGGAGCTGGCCACCGCCGATCTGTCGGGCCTCGACCCGCGTCTGAAGGACGTGGAGATCGTGCTCGCCAGCGACGTCGACAACCCGCTGACCGGACCGAAGGGCGCGCCCGCGGTGTACGGGCCGCAGAAGGGGGCCTCCCCGGAGGACGTCGCCGAGCTGGACGCGGCGCTCGCCCACTTCGCCGCGGTCCTGGAGAAGTCCATCGGCCCCAAGGCCGCCGAGTACGCGCAGTCCCCGGGCGCGGGCGCCGCGGGCGGCATCGGTTACGGCGCGCTCGTCGGGCTCGGGGCGGGCTTCAGGCCGGGCATCGAGGTCATGCTGGACGTCCTCGGCTTCGCGCCCGCGCTGGAGCGGGCCACGCTCGTGATCACCGGCGAGGGCTCGCTGGACGAGCAGACCCTGCACGGCAAGGCGCCGGCCGGGGTGGCCTCGGCGGCCCGTGCCGCGGGCGTCGACGTCGTCGCGGTCTGCGGCCGCCTCGCGCTGCCCCCGGAAGCCCTCGGCAAGGCGGGGATCCGCCGTGCGTACGCC
- a CDS encoding methylated-DNA--[protein]-cysteine S-methyltransferase — protein sequence MERLHTLIDSPYGPLTLVATDGVLSGLYMTDQRHRPAQETFGDRDPAPFGEVTSQLAAYFAGELKEFDLPLRLDGTPFQRTVWDELRRIPYGETRTYGELAEILGKPGASRAVGLANGKNPIGVIVPCHRVVGANGSLTGYGGGLERKQRLLAFEGGAAGGAEDAFLF from the coding sequence ATGGAACGCCTGCACACCCTCATCGACAGCCCCTACGGGCCGCTCACCCTCGTCGCCACCGACGGCGTCCTCAGCGGTCTCTACATGACCGACCAGCGACACCGGCCGGCGCAGGAGACCTTCGGCGACCGTGACCCGGCGCCCTTCGGCGAGGTGACCAGCCAGCTGGCGGCCTACTTCGCGGGGGAACTGAAGGAGTTCGACCTGCCGCTGCGGCTCGACGGCACGCCGTTCCAACGCACGGTCTGGGACGAACTCCGGCGGATCCCCTACGGCGAGACCCGTACGTACGGCGAACTCGCCGAGATCCTCGGCAAGCCCGGCGCCTCCCGCGCGGTCGGCCTCGCCAACGGCAAGAACCCGATCGGTGTCATCGTCCCGTGCCATCGCGTCGTCGGCGCCAACGGCAGCCTGACGGGGTACGGCGGCGGCCTCGAGCGCAAGCAGCGGCTGCTGGCCTTCGAGGGCGGGGCCGCGGGCGGCGCAGAGGACGCGTTCCTCTTCTGA